TAGTGGGTCAGCAGCCGCCGGTACTCGGTGGTGAACGCCGGGTCGGCCCACGCCTCGCGGAAGGCCGCCTCGACCGCTTTCGCGGCGGGCATCAACGCCTCCGGCAGGAACCGCCCGCCGAACCGACCGAACCGGCCGGTGGCGTCCGGTTCGGTCATCAACGGGATCTCATCGACAGACACATCTAGAACTCTAGATGTCTTATCGCCCGCGGGCAAGTGCGCGGGCAGCGCGCCCGACCGGAGGCGGGCCCCGGTCCGGGGCGGTGTTCGTCAGCAGGCGGGTCGGAGCGCTCAACCGGGCCGGTGCACCCGCGCGACCAGCTTCCGCGGCGCCGAGACGCAGTAGCTCTCGGTCAGCAGCTCGGCCACCTCCTCCCAGTCCGAATCGCCGTCGAGCCGCAGCCCCACCACGTTCACCGCCCACGGCGGCTTGAAGAACGGGGGACCGGCGTGGCCGAGCGCGGCCAGCTCCGGCCCGGCCGACCGGAACGTCAGCACGCTCGCCGGCCCGTCGGTGCCCGCCGCCAGCGCGTAGGACCGCGGCCTGCCGTCCCGCACCTCCAGCACGTGCGCGAACGCCGTGCTGCGCACCCGCCACCGCGTGCCGCGCCACGCGTGCTCCTCGACCACCTCCGGCAGCGCCGCGCAGATCCGCCGCAGCCGCCCGACCAGCTCGTCCGGGTCCACGACGGGCACGCTACCGGCACCCACCGACAAACCCGCCGATCGCAGGGGTGCCCGAAAAGCCCGCCGGTGCTTCCATGGGGGAGAACTCCGGCGGGCGCACACCGGCGGGGTGCACCCCGCCGGGGGCCGGGACCTCCGACGAAGGAGCCTGGGATGGTTCGCTGGACGGCCAAGCTGCTCACCGCGGTGCTGGCGCTGACCGCGCTGACGGCACCCGCGCACGCCCTGCCCGCCGACACCTGCGCGGTGAAGTCCAAGCCCGCGGGCAAGGTGCTGCACGGCTACTGGGAGAACTGGGACGGCGCGCTCAACGGCGTGCACCCGCCGCTGGGCTGGATCCCGATCACCGACAGCCGCATCCGCGCGCACGGCTACAACGTGGTCAACGCCGCGTTCCCGGTCATCCGCGGCGACGGCACGGTGCTGTGGGAGGACGGGATGGACACCAACGTCAAGGTGCCGACCCCGGCGGAGATGTGCCAGGCCAAGGCGGCCGGCCTGACGATCCTGCTGTCCATCGGCGGCGCGGCCGCGGGCATCGACCTCAACTCCACCGCCGTGGCCGACCGGTTCGTCGAGACCGTGGTGCCGATCCTGCAGCGCTACAACTTCGACGGCATCGACATCGACGTCGAGACCGGCCTGGTCGGCAGCGGCCGCATCGGCACGCCGTCCACCTCGCAGGCCAACCTGATCCGCATCATCGACGGCGTGCTGGCCCGGATGCCCGCGAACTTCGGCCTGACCATGGCCCCGGAAACGGCCTACGTGACCGGCGGCAGCGTCACCTACGGCTCGATCTGGGGCGCCTACCTGCCGATCGTGAAGAAGTACGCCGACAACGGCCGCCTGTGGTGGCTCAACATGCAGTACTACAACGGCAACATGTACGGCTGCGCGGGCGACTCGTACTCGGCCGGCACCGTCCAGGGCTTCACCGCGCAGACCGACTGCCTCGACCGCGGGCTGGTCGTCCAGGGCACCACGATCCGGGTGCCGTACGACAAGCAGGTGCCGGGGCTGCCCGCCCAGCCGGGCGCGGGCGGCGGCCACCTGTCCACCGGTCAGGTCGCGCAGGCGTGGAACAACTACCGCGGCGCGCTCAAGGGCCTGATGACGTGGTCGATCAACTGGGACGGTTCGCGCGGCTGGGGCTTCGGCGACAACGTCAGGTCCCTCCAGGGCCGCTGACCCCGCCGGGACCGCGTCCCGAGCACCGCCGGTGCGGTGGGGGCCCGGCCAGGACCCCCACCGCACCGGGTGCGCCCGGAACCGGCGGGCTTCCCCGCCGGTCGGTCAGGGGCGCCCCGCACCGGCGCCCGGCCGCCGCAGCAGCGGCCGGACCAGGTGCCCGGCCAGCCACCGGACGTGCCGGGCCCCGGCGATCACGCGCCGCGGCAGCGGGTCCGCCTCCGGGACCACCGCGCCGGGCCCCGGCGGGCACACGCCGCCGGTGCGCAGCACGTCCAGCGCGAACGCGGCGACGTAGCGGTGCCCGCGGCGGTTGGGGTGGAGCAGGTCGAGGCTGAGCATGCCGCCGGCGCGCAGCGGTGCGACCGCGCGCGCGTCCAGCACCCACGTGCCGTGGCGCGCGGACACGCGCTCGACCACTTCGTTGGCCCGTGCGATCCGGTGGCGCAGCTCGACGCGCCGCCCGCGGGGCAGCGGCAGGCCGACGGTCAGGTCGTGCAGGGTCATCGTCAGCACACCGGCCCCCGCCGCGCCGACCAGGGTGGCGACCACGTGCTCGTAGTCCCGCTCGAAGGCCGCCGCGTCGAACCGGCCGGAGAGCACGTCGTTCACGCCCACCACGCAGGTCACCACGTCCGGCGCGGCCGCGACCGCCCGCTCCAGCTGGTGCCGCCGCACGTCGGCCACCGTCGCGCCCGTGCGGGCCAGGTTGGCCACCAGCTCCGGCCCGTCCGGCCCGCTGGTCAGGTAGTGCACCCACCCGCGCAGACCACCGGGGCCGGGATCGCCCACGCCTTCGCTGAGGCTGTCGCCGACCGCCACCAGGCGAACCGGAGCCACCGCACCCCACCCCCCCGAACCGGGCGACTGCCCGGTGACGCGAGGTCCCGGGTTGGTGTCGCGATGGTAGGGCGGTGTGGTCGTCGCGGCCGACACCGGGTGGGGCGCGGGGGCCGGGTCACTGGAAGCCGCGGCCGAGGACGGGCACCAGGGCCAGGGGCCGCACCTCGGCGGCGAAGGTCGACGCCCCGGCCGGGCGTTCCGGCAGCGGACGCGGTTCGGGTCGGTCGAAGGCGCCCTCGGCGAACAGGTCCTCGACGAACGCGTCGATCTTCTCGGCGGTGACCGAGGGCATGACGAACACGTGCGCGTAGTGGCGCAGTTCGCCGGAGTTCATCACCATCGGCTGGCAGGACAGCGACCACTTCTCGATGATCGCGTCGACGGGTTGGCGGAAGCGCACGGTCAGCGCCAACGGGCTGCGGTCGATGTGCAGGCCGCCCGCGGGCAGCCGGTCCTCCCAGTCCAGGCGGTCCTCCAGCTCGCGCAGCGAGCTCTCCAGGTAGCGGGTGAGGCGCAGCGCCCCCACCGCCGCGGCCGCGTGCTCGCGCAGCGACTTCGA
This portion of the Saccharothrix syringae genome encodes:
- a CDS encoding SGNH/GDSL hydrolase family protein encodes the protein MAPVRLVAVGDSLSEGVGDPGPGGLRGWVHYLTSGPDGPELVANLARTGATVADVRRHQLERAVAAAPDVVTCVVGVNDVLSGRFDAAAFERDYEHVVATLVGAAGAGVLTMTLHDLTVGLPLPRGRRVELRHRIARANEVVERVSARHGTWVLDARAVAPLRAGGMLSLDLLHPNRRGHRYVAAFALDVLRTGGVCPPGPGAVVPEADPLPRRVIAGARHVRWLAGHLVRPLLRRPGAGAGRP
- a CDS encoding MmcQ/YjbR family DNA-binding protein yields the protein MDPDELVGRLRRICAALPEVVEEHAWRGTRWRVRSTAFAHVLEVRDGRPRSYALAAGTDGPASVLTFRSAGPELAALGHAGPPFFKPPWAVNVVGLRLDGDSDWEEVAELLTESYCVSAPRKLVARVHRPG
- a CDS encoding chitinase, with the translated sequence MVRWTAKLLTAVLALTALTAPAHALPADTCAVKSKPAGKVLHGYWENWDGALNGVHPPLGWIPITDSRIRAHGYNVVNAAFPVIRGDGTVLWEDGMDTNVKVPTPAEMCQAKAAGLTILLSIGGAAAGIDLNSTAVADRFVETVVPILQRYNFDGIDIDVETGLVGSGRIGTPSTSQANLIRIIDGVLARMPANFGLTMAPETAYVTGGSVTYGSIWGAYLPIVKKYADNGRLWWLNMQYYNGNMYGCAGDSYSAGTVQGFTAQTDCLDRGLVVQGTTIRVPYDKQVPGLPAQPGAGGGHLSTGQVAQAWNNYRGALKGLMTWSINWDGSRGWGFGDNVRSLQGR